Part of the Sphingopyxis sp. 113P3 genome, GACGATTATGCCGCGGTCAAGGCACGGATGGCCCGCTTCATGGCGGCCGGCTTCCGCGACATCTGCGAACAGCGCAAACGCGAGAGAGAATAAGGAAGAAGCGGAGGACTTCAGCACCTTTCCCGCATCTCCGCACGCCATTCATTTTATTCACTCACAAGTGAGTTATAATCGTTCGAGGAGAAAAGGCATGTCGCGAGAGTTGCAGGATCGGGTAGCCATCGTGACGGGTGCGGGCGGCGGGCTGGGCCGCTCACACGCGCTGCTGCTCGCGCGGTACGGCGCGCGCGTGGTCGTCAACGATAGCAATGCAGGTGCCGCGGAACGGGTCGCTGCCGAAATCGAGGCAAGGGGCGGACAGGCGCTGGCGGCGCCAGCCTCCGTTACCGATGAGGAACAGGTCGCGACCATGGTTCGTGCGGCGACGCGCACCTGGGGCGGCGTGGACATATTGATCAACAATGCGGGCATTCTGCGCGACAAGAGCTTCGCAAAGATGGATCTCGCCGACTTTCGCCTCGTCCTGGACGTGCATCTGATGGGGGCAGCTATCTGCGCGAAGGCTGTGTGGGATCAGATGCGTGAGCGCCGTTTCGGCCGCATCGTGATGACGACCTCTTCCTCGGGGCTCTACGGCAATTTCGGCCAGGCCAATTATGGCGCGGCCAAGATGGCGCTCGTCGGACTGATGCAGACGCTCGCGCTCGAGGGCGAGAAATATAATGTCAGGGTCAACTGTCTCGCGCCCACTGCGGCGACGGCGATGACCGAAGGCGTGCTGGCGCCCGATGCGCTGGCGCGGCTGTCGCCCGAAGCTGTAAGTCCCAGCCTCCTCGCGCTCGTGGGCGATGAGGCGCCGACGCGCACGATCCTCTGCGCAGGCGCGGGGCATTTCGCGAGCGCCCATGTCACGCTGACCGACGGGGTCTTCATCGGCGAGGGTGGCGACGCCGCCGAGCGGCTGATCGCTGCCTGGGATCGCGTGGTGGACCGGGCGGGAGAGGTGGTGCCGGCGTACGGCTTCACGCAGGCCGAACGCGAACTGGCGAGCGCGGGCTTCGACGCGCCGACCATGGCGGCCGCGCGCTGACATTCCCCGAGCGTGGCGGACGGACCGGAGAAAGTGCCCGCCGCCGCACCGGGACGAACGGGAGAGAGAGTGATGGCTAGGAAGAGCGAAGCGCCGGCCGGCGCCCCCAAGGCGCGCAGCGAAACGCTGGTGATCGCCGCATCGTCGCTGGGCACGGTCTTCGAATGGTATGATTTTTACCTTTACGGACTGCTCGCCAGCGCGATCTCGGTCCACTTCTTCGCCGGAGTCAACGAGACGACCGGCTTCATCCTTGCGCTGATGGCCTTTGCCGCGGGCTTTGCCGTCCGCCCCTTCGGCGCGCTGGTCTTCGGGCGCGTCGGTGATATCGTGGGGCGCAAGAACACTTTCCTCGTCACCATGGCGATCATGGGGCTTTCGACCTTCGCCGTCGGCTTCCTCCCGGGCTATGACAGCATCGGTATAGCGGCACCGATCATCCTCATGCTGCTGCGGCTGCTGCAGGGGCTGGCGATCGGCGGCGAATATGGCGGCGCGGCCGTCTATATCGCCGAACATGCGCCGCCGGGAAAGCGCGGCTTTTATACCAGCTTCATCCAGACCACCGCGATGATCGGGCTGATCCTCGCCTCGACCTTCGTCGTGTCGCTGCGCCTGTTCATGGATGCAGAGACGTTCGAGGCGTGGGGCTGGCGGCTGCCCTTCATTTTCTCGATCGTTCTCCTCTCGGTCGCGCTCTGGATCCGCTTGCAGCTGGAGGAGAGCCCGGTGTTCCAGCGGATGAAGGCCGCCGGCGCGACGTCGAAGGCGCCGCTCAAGGAAGCGTTCGGCGAATGGCGCAACCTGAAGATCGTGCTGCTCGCGCTGTTCGGCGCCGTCGCGGGGCAGGCAGTGATCGGCTTTGCCGCGCATCTCTATCCGCTCTTCTATCTCGAGCGCATCGCGCGGGTCGACGGGGCGACCGCCAATTTCCTCGTCGCCACCGCGCTGACCATCATCATCCCGAGCTTCGTCTTCTTCGGCTGGCTCAGCGACAAGATCGGGCGCAAGCCGATCATGATGACTGCCTGCGTCATCGCCGTCTTCGCCTATTTCCCGCTCTACAAGGCGCTGGTGATGGCCGCCAACCCGGCGATGGCGGCGGCGGTCGAGCAGGCGCCGGTCACGGTCGTCGCCGACGCCGGCGAATGCTCGTTCCAGTTCGACCCGATCGGCCGTAACAAGTTCGACGGCACGAGCTGCGACATCGTGAAAGCCTATCTGGCGCGCAGCGGGGTCAATTACTCGAATGCCGATGCCGCTCCCGGGACCGTGGCCTCGGTGCAGATCGGCGAGGACGTTCACCGCGCACCGGACCCGGCGACCCTGACGGGCGAAGCGAAGGCGAGCGCGATCGCCGCCTTTCAGCAGGAGCTCCACGCCGCGCTCACCCGGGCGGGCTATCCCCCCGCCGCCGATCCGGCGCAGGTCAACAAGGTGAAGGTCATCGCGATCCTCTGCATTTTCGGCCTGCTTGCGACGATGGTCTACGGTCCGCTCGCCGCGCTGCTTGTCGAGCTGTTCCCGGCGCGCATCCGCTATAGTTCGCTGTCGCTGCCCTATCATATCGGCAATGGCTGGATCGGCGGTTTCATGCCGACGATCGGCTTCGCGATGGTCGCCGCGACGGGAAATATCTATCAGGGGCTCTGGTATGCGGTCGCCTTTGCGGCGATTACCGCAGTCGTCGGCATCCTGTTTCTGCCCGAAACCTACAAGCGCGATATCGAGGCATAGCGGGGGCTCAGGTTCGCGCTGCTTCCGCCAGCAGCTTGCCGAACGCCGCCGTGGTCGCGGCGACGTGCGCCGGATCAATGCAGCGCGCGTCGTCGTCCTCTACGTGATGGAACCGGTGGAGCCCGAACACGCCCGCGACCGACGAATAGCCGGCGGCAATGATCGCGCTCAGTTCGCCGGCTGCCAGCCTGTCGCTCGAATAGGGGCTTTCCAGGCCCGCGAGACCTGCGAACAGCCGCCGCGCCGCGGTTAGCAGCGGCGGGCTGACGACCAGATAGCGCTGCGAATCTGTCCCGGCGAGCGGGGCAAGCCCGAACAGCCCTTCGTGCCAGTCGCGCGCGGCGAGATTGGCGCCGAGGTGGAGCCAGAAATGCGTCTCGTCCGGTTTGGGTGCTGCGGCCTTCAGGGATTCCTCGGCGCCCAGATTCTCATATTCATGGCCGCTGTTGCAAAGGAAGGCGAGGTTATGATCGGGCAACATCGTCGGCGCCCGGCGCGCGAGGTCGAGCCACGCCGCAATGCCGCCGCCGCGTTCGCCCGCGCAGCCGAACCAGCCCGAGCGCGGGGTCGACACGACGATCCAGCGCCGCTTGCCCCTCTCGAGCCGCCCGATGACGTTGAAAGCCGCCCGGCGCCCCCCTTCGCCGCTGAGCGTGACCGTCGCTCGCGCATGCTCCATCGCGGCGGAAAGGAAGGGCGCGGCGTCGGCCGGAGCGAGGAGCCCGACTGGGCCCGCGAACATCGGCTCACGCCCGTCGGCATTGAGCGCGATGACCTGTCCGGTCGGGCCGTTGGTCACGACCACCGCCGCTCGTGCGCCGGCCGAAAAGGCGGCGTCGATGGGGCCGCGGACGGACTTGGCGAGCGCCGACGACCAGCGGCCATATGGAAGCTCGACGAGCGCGATGGCCTCGTCGAGCGGCGCGCCCGCGCGCCCTGCGCCGTCGATGCGCACGAGCGGGCCAGAGAGGCCGCCCGCGGGTGTGGGCACCACGATCGGCTGCGGCCACAGCGCTGCGCGCGCGTCCCCCGTGACGATCGCGCAGTCGCCGGGCGTGAACGATGGCACCGAAATGGCGGGCTTTTCGACGACGAAGCCCGCGCGTTCGAGCTCGCCGGCAAGCCAATGACCGCAAGCGATATCACCCTCGCCGCCTGACTGCTTGTTCCCGAAGCCCAGATAACGATCGAGATCGCGCACCATCGAGGCGAAGGTGTCCGCCTCGGCCGCCCCCGCTGCGGTGGCCAGCGGCAGCGCCGCGCTCCGCGCCAGAAATCCGCGCCGCGTTGGTTGCCGCATTCCCAAAGTCCGCCTCCCGCTCATCGCGCTTGATATTCACTCGCGTGTGAGTTTAGGTCGAGCCGATGGCGCTGACAACCGCGCCGCGGCGGGAGAGACGATATGATGCGCGTCGGCGTCTGGCTATGGGTGCTGCTCCTCGCGCTTGCGCCCGCCTCTCCAGGACAGGCGGCGGATCGCCCACAGGTGCGCGTCGCCGAGGGCCGGCTTGCGGGCGAATGGCGGGGCGATCTTCGCGTCTTTCGCGGCATTCCCTATGCCGCGCCTCCGGTCGGTGCGCGGCGCTGGCGCCCGCCCGCACCGCCCGAGGCGTGGCGGGGTGTTCGTAAGGCGGCAGCGTTCGGCGCGGCGTGCGTCCAGCCCGCTTATCCCGACGACAGTGTCTATTTCGAACCACCGGCGCCGATGAGCGAGGATTGTCTGACGCTCAACATCTGGACACCGAAGGCGGCGGCGAAGGCGCCGGTGATCGTCTGGATTCATGGCGGCGCGTTGCTCCGCGGCACAAGCGCGCGCCCGCTCTATGACGGCGGCGGATATGCGAAGCGCGGGATCGTCTTTGTCTCGATCAACTATCGACTCGGCGTCCTCGGCTGGTTCACGCACCCCGCACTGAGTGCCGAATCGCCCGAGGGGGTGTCGGGCAACTACGGACTGCTCGACCAGATCGCAGCGCTTCGCTGGGTCAGGCGCAACATCGCGGCGTTCGGCGGCGATCCCGCCAATGTTACCATCATGGGCGAATCTGCCGGCGCGCTGAGCGTCGCCTATCTGCTTGGCGTGCCGCGCGCGCGGGGGCTGTTTGCGAAAGCAATTGCGCAAAGCCCTAATATCCGTGCGGTGCCGAGGCTTCGCGAACCGGCCTTCGGACTTGCTGCGGCCGAGGCGATGGGAGCGCTATTCGCCGACGCGGTGGGGGCAAAGGATCTGCCGGCGCTCCGCGCGGTCGATGCAGAGCGGCTGACGCGGGCGGCGCTCGCCGCGCGCTTTGTGCCGCAGCCGACGGTCGACGGCGCGTTGCTGCCCGGCCAGCTCGCCGATATTCTTGATCGCGGCGAGCAGGCGCCGGTGCCGCTGCTTGCCGGCTTCAACAGCGGTGAGGTGCGCTCGCAGCGCGGGCTGGTGCCGAAGGCCCCCGCCGACGCCGCGGCCTATGAGGCCGGGATCGAGCGGAGCTATGGCGACCTCGCGCGCGCCTGGCTTCGGCTCTATCCGGCGGCGGACATGGAGGGCAGCCTGATCGCCGCGACGCGTGATGCCGTCTATGGCTGGGCGAGCGAACGGCTGGTGCGTGCGCAGGCCGCGGCGGGGCTGCCCGCCTATCTCTATCTGTTCGACCATTGCTATGCTGCGGCGCGGGCGCGCGATCTTTGCGCCTTTCACGCGAGCGAGCTGCCGTTCGTCTTCGGCCGCGCCGATACCGGGCTTCCCCCGAATTGGCCCGCGCCCGGCGGCCCCGTGGACAGCGCGCTGGCCGGGGTCATGATCGACTATTGGGTGAGCTTTGCACGCGAGGGGGTGCCCAGCGTCGCCGGCTCGCCGATCTGGGCTTCCTATGGGAGCGATGAGGCCTATATGCGCTTTGCCGCACGGCCCGTCGCCGGCCGCGATCCGCTGCCCGGCATGTTCGAGTTGCACGAAGCGGTGATGCGGCGCCGCCGCGCGGCGGGTGAGCAGTGGTTCCTCAATCTGGGCCCCGCGAGTGACCCGCTTGCCGGCCCGCCTGTCGCCGGCGTCCGCCCCTAGACAAACGGCGCGCGCGAACATATATACCGGACGTTATGGAAGTCGAAGCTCCTCCCGCTGCCAAGGGCCGCCCGCGCGAATTTTGCGTCGACGCTGCACTGGCGGCGGCGCTGCGCGTCTTCTGGAGCAAAGGCTATGAGGGCGCCTCAATGGCCGACCTCACCGAGGCGATGGGGATCACCAAGCCCAGTCTCTACGCCGCATTCGGCAACAAGGAGGCGCTCTTCAACAAGGCGCTAGACCTTTATGAGCGCGAAAAGCTCGATTATATGCGCGAGGCGCTGAAGGCGCCCACCGCCCGCGGGGTCGCAGAGCGGCTGATGCGCGGCGCGCTCGAAATGCAGACCTGTCCCGACAACCCCCACGGCTGCCTCGGCGTCATCAGTTCGGTCGCCTGCGGGTCGGAGGCCGAGGGCATTCGCGAAGCGGTGCTCGAACGGAGCGCTGCGGCCAAGCGCGCGATGCTCGAGCGCTTCGAGCGCGCGAAGGCGGAAGGCGACCTGCCGTCCGACGTCGATCCTGAAGGTCTCGCTGCGCTGCTGACGGCGATCAACCAGGGGCTCGCCGTGCAGGCGGGCGCAGGCGCGACGCGCGCCGAGCTCGAACGGCTGGTCGAGACCAGCCTAAAGCTCTGGCCGGGACGCTGACAAAAAATCTTTACCATACGGTACAGAATAGCCTTGACGTGGCGCATTCTCACTTATATACCGTCTAGTATATAAAACATTCCCTCCTCCCCGTTCGGCAGCCGCTGTGCGTTTGCCGAAGGAGTGTCGCCATGTCTCAACGAAACAGACTTCTCCCCCCGGCCGGCCGCCGCATGTCCCCTCTGCGGCGGCCGCGCCCCCTGACCGCGCTAACCCAGCGCATACAATAGACCAGATCCGCGCGGTGGGCGCGGCACTTCCAGGGAGGGCAGCCTCGGCTGCTCTCTGACCACCCTTTCGCGACTCCCTAGGGCCGGCGGCCATGTCCCCGGCGCCGGCCCCCTTTTGCGCTCTCGGCGCAGCGACCGACCAGAGAAAAGGCCCTGCCATGACTGTCCATACTCCGATCGAGAAGACCGACCCCTCCGACGCTCGCGTCCGGCGCGAGCTTGCCGAACTCCTCCGTCCGCGCCGGCGAAGCCGCATTGTCTGGATCGCCGCCCTGCTGGTGATCGTCGTGGGGGCGTGGTGGGTGCTCCGCGATGGCGCGCCGCAGGCGGCCGCCGCCCCGCCGCCTGTGCTGACCGTGGCGACGCCGCTGTCGCGCGAGGTAACGCTATGGGATGATTATATCGGCCGCTTCGAGGCAATCCAGTCGGTCGAGGTGCGCCCGCGCGTCTCGGGCGCGATCACCGCGGTGCATTTCACCGACGGTCAGATCGTCCGCAAGGGCCAGCCGCTCTTCACCATCGACCCGCGTCCCTATCGCGCCGCACTCGCCGAGGCACGCGCCGCTGCCGAAAGCGCGCGCAGCGACCTGGCGCTCGCCAGGCTGGAACTCGAACGCGCCGGCCGGCTCGTCGATGTGGAGGCAGTGTCGGAAAGCGAGATCGACCGGCTGCGCGCCCGCGTCCGTGCAGCGTCGGCGGCGCTCGCCGGAGCCGAAGCGCGCATCGCCGCCCGCGCGCTCGACGTCGAATTCACCACCGTCCGCGCGCCGCAGAGCGGGCGCATCTCCGACCGGATGATCGACCCCGGAAACCTCGTGTCGGCGGGCGATGCCGGCGGAACCCTGCTCACCACGATCAACGCGCTCGACCCGATTTATTTCACCTTCCAGGGCTCTGAAGCGCTCTTCCTGAAGACCAAGCGCGACGGCACCGGCAAGGGTGCGGCGGTCGAGGTGCGGCTGCAGGACGAAGGCGAGTATCGCTGGAAGGGCCAGCTCGACTTCACCGACAACGGGCTCGACCCGCGCTCGGGGACGATCCGCGCCCGCGCGCGCTTCGCCAATCCGGAAATGTTCCTGACCCCCGGCATGTTCGGTAACATGCGACTGGCCACGGGTGAGACGACCCGCGCGTTGCTCGTTCCGGCTGCCGCGGTGCAGACCGATCAGGCGCGCAAGATCGTCTATGTCGTCGGCAAGGACGGCGTCGTCGCCGCAAGGCCGGTCGAGATCGGCCCCGAGGTCGACGGGCTTCGCGTGATCCGCTCCGGGCTCGCCGCGGCCGACCAGGTGGTGATCACCGGATACCAG contains:
- a CDS encoding TetR/AcrR family transcriptional regulator — protein: MEVEAPPAAKGRPREFCVDAALAAALRVFWSKGYEGASMADLTEAMGITKPSLYAAFGNKEALFNKALDLYEREKLDYMREALKAPTARGVAERLMRGALEMQTCPDNPHGCLGVISSVACGSEAEGIREAVLERSAAAKRAMLERFERAKAEGDLPSDVDPEGLAALLTAINQGLAVQAGAGATRAELERLVETSLKLWPGR
- a CDS encoding efflux RND transporter periplasmic adaptor subunit, translated to MTVHTPIEKTDPSDARVRRELAELLRPRRRSRIVWIAALLVIVVGAWWVLRDGAPQAAAAPPPVLTVATPLSREVTLWDDYIGRFEAIQSVEVRPRVSGAITAVHFTDGQIVRKGQPLFTIDPRPYRAALAEARAAAESARSDLALARLELERAGRLVDVEAVSESEIDRLRARVRAASAALAGAEARIAARALDVEFTTVRAPQSGRISDRMIDPGNLVSAGDAGGTLLTTINALDPIYFTFQGSEALFLKTKRDGTGKGAAVEVRLQDEGEYRWKGQLDFTDNGLDPRSGTIRARARFANPEMFLTPGMFGNMRLATGETTRALLVPAAAVQTDQARKIVYVVGKDGVVAARPVEIGPEVDGLRVIRSGLAAADQVVITGYQFARPGEKAFTKAGRISAEPEKAAASAREPLSAQATFAK
- a CDS encoding carboxylesterase/lipase family protein produces the protein MMRVGVWLWVLLLALAPASPGQAADRPQVRVAEGRLAGEWRGDLRVFRGIPYAAPPVGARRWRPPAPPEAWRGVRKAAAFGAACVQPAYPDDSVYFEPPAPMSEDCLTLNIWTPKAAAKAPVIVWIHGGALLRGTSARPLYDGGGYAKRGIVFVSINYRLGVLGWFTHPALSAESPEGVSGNYGLLDQIAALRWVRRNIAAFGGDPANVTIMGESAGALSVAYLLGVPRARGLFAKAIAQSPNIRAVPRLREPAFGLAAAEAMGALFADAVGAKDLPALRAVDAERLTRAALAARFVPQPTVDGALLPGQLADILDRGEQAPVPLLAGFNSGEVRSQRGLVPKAPADAAAYEAGIERSYGDLARAWLRLYPAADMEGSLIAATRDAVYGWASERLVRAQAAAGLPAYLYLFDHCYAAARARDLCAFHASELPFVFGRADTGLPPNWPAPGGPVDSALAGVMIDYWVSFAREGVPSVAGSPIWASYGSDEAYMRFAARPVAGRDPLPGMFELHEAVMRRRRAAGEQWFLNLGPASDPLAGPPVAGVRP
- a CDS encoding MFS transporter; translated protein: MARKSEAPAGAPKARSETLVIAASSLGTVFEWYDFYLYGLLASAISVHFFAGVNETTGFILALMAFAAGFAVRPFGALVFGRVGDIVGRKNTFLVTMAIMGLSTFAVGFLPGYDSIGIAAPIILMLLRLLQGLAIGGEYGGAAVYIAEHAPPGKRGFYTSFIQTTAMIGLILASTFVVSLRLFMDAETFEAWGWRLPFIFSIVLLSVALWIRLQLEESPVFQRMKAAGATSKAPLKEAFGEWRNLKIVLLALFGAVAGQAVIGFAAHLYPLFYLERIARVDGATANFLVATALTIIIPSFVFFGWLSDKIGRKPIMMTACVIAVFAYFPLYKALVMAANPAMAAAVEQAPVTVVADAGECSFQFDPIGRNKFDGTSCDIVKAYLARSGVNYSNADAAPGTVASVQIGEDVHRAPDPATLTGEAKASAIAAFQQELHAALTRAGYPPAADPAQVNKVKVIAILCIFGLLATMVYGPLAALLVELFPARIRYSSLSLPYHIGNGWIGGFMPTIGFAMVAATGNIYQGLWYAVAFAAITAVVGILFLPETYKRDIEA
- a CDS encoding SDR family NAD(P)-dependent oxidoreductase; translation: MSRELQDRVAIVTGAGGGLGRSHALLLARYGARVVVNDSNAGAAERVAAEIEARGGQALAAPASVTDEEQVATMVRAATRTWGGVDILINNAGILRDKSFAKMDLADFRLVLDVHLMGAAICAKAVWDQMRERRFGRIVMTTSSSGLYGNFGQANYGAAKMALVGLMQTLALEGEKYNVRVNCLAPTAATAMTEGVLAPDALARLSPEAVSPSLLALVGDEAPTRTILCAGAGHFASAHVTLTDGVFIGEGGDAAERLIAAWDRVVDRAGEVVPAYGFTQAERELASAGFDAPTMAAAR